A window of the Hordeum vulgare subsp. vulgare chromosome 5H, MorexV3_pseudomolecules_assembly, whole genome shotgun sequence genome harbors these coding sequences:
- the LOC123452772 gene encoding uncharacterized protein LOC123452772, translating into MSILWEKSRAWRWLVGRTRDSKPFFFTFAALCGVIPGVVGYGVMQLTSSRNDKLEAHLRSNARPETTMMGQINRERLAEFLGEIQRKEDTNDRYVAALKGETLTRKPYERIQPVPQQAAQENAKDQKATQESAKAK; encoded by the exons ATGTCGATCCTGTGGGAGAAGAGCCGGGCGTGGCGGTGGCTGGTGGGGCGGACGCGGGACTCGAAgcccttcttcttcaccttcgcGGCGCTCTGCGGCGTCATCCCCGGCGTCGTCGGCTACGGCGTCATGCAGCTCACCAGCTCCCGCAACGACAAGCTCGAGGCCCACCTCCGCTCCAACGCCCGCCCGGAGACCACG ATGATGGGACAAATCAACAGGGAAAGGCTGGCGGAGTTTCTAGGTGAGATACAAAGGAAGGAGGACACAAATGACAGATACGTCGCTGCTCTTAAAGGGGAGACGCTGACAAGGAAGCCCTATGAACGCATCCAGCCCGTCCCCCAGCAAGCTGCACAGGAGAACGCGAAGGACCAGAAAGCTACCCAGGAGAGTGCCAAGGCAAAGTGA
- the LOC123452773 gene encoding uncharacterized protein LOC123452773: MVSSSHSQSGGDGCTAAAVREVATARFARQVVLGRWFMVFACLLILSASGATYIFGLYSKVLKSALGYDQQTLNTFAFFKDLGANVGVLSGLINEVTPPWVVLAMGAAMNLVGYLMIYLAIDGRTSRPPVWLMCVYICVGANSQSFANTGALVTCVKNFPESRGVVLGLLKGFVGLSGAIFTQLYIAIYGDDAKSLVLLVAWLPAAVSILFVHTVRIMPHRPVRRGQDETAATSNDPFYCFLYISMALATYVLVMIVVQNQMELSHPALVVSATALMLILLLPLAVVVKQEYRIKRELEESLLVPPTVTVEKPPAAPLQMAAKAETEEAPATKAEDATSASTPASGGCFGSCLKGMFSPPAQGEDYTILQALVSVDMLVLFLATICGVGGTLTAIDNMGQIGQSLGYPAKSIKTFISLISIWNYAGRVTAGFASEAVLARYKFPRPLMLTLVLLLACVGHLLIAFGVPQSLYAASVVIGFCFGAQWPLLFAIISEVFGLKYYSTLYNFGSVASPIGAYALNVRVAGYLYDVEAARQHGGTLDGAGDKTCIGVQCFKLAFLIITAATVAGALVSLVLVWRTRKFYRSDIYAKFRDADGESSAVNGRKE; this comes from the coding sequence ATGGTGTCCTCCTCGCACTCGCAGTCCGGCGGCGACGGGTgcacggcggcggcggtgcgggaGGTGGCGACGGCGCGGTTCGCGCGGCAGGTGGTGCTGGGGCGGTGGTTCATGGTGTTTGCCTGCCTGCTCATCCTCTCGGCGTCGGGGGCCACCTACATCTTCGGGCTCTACTCCAAGGTGCTCAAGTCCGCCCTCGGCTACGACCAGCAGACCCTCAACACCTTCGCCTTCTTCAAGGACCTGGGCGCCAACGTCGGCGTCCTCTCCGGGCTCATCAACGAGGTCACCCCTCCCTGGGTCGTGCTCGCCATGGGCGCCGCCATGAACCTCGTCGGCTACCTCATGATCTACCTCGCCATCGACGGCCGCACGTCCCGCCCGCCCGTCTGGCTCATGTGTGTCTACATCTGCGTCGGCGCCAACTCGCAGTCCTTCGCCAACACCGGCGCGCTCGTCACCTGCGTCAAGAACTTCCCGGAGAGCCGCGGCGTCGTGCTGGGCCTGCTCAAGGGCTTCGTCGGCCTCAGCGGCGCCATCTTCACCCAGCTCTACATCGCCATCTACGGCGACGACGCCAAGTCGCTCGTGCTGCTCGTCGCATGGCTCCCCGCCGCCGTCTCCATCCTCTTCGTCCACACCGTGCGCATCATGCCGCACCGCCCCGTCCGCCGCGGCCAAGACGAGACGGCCGCCACCAGCAACGACCCCTTCTACTGCTTCCTCTACATCTCCATGGCGCTCGCCACGTACGTGCTCGTCATGATCGTGGTGCAGAACCAGATGGAGCTCTCGCACCCGGCGCTCGTCGTGTCGGCCACCGCGCTcatgctcatcctcctcctccccctcgccgtcgtcgtcaagCAGGAGTACAGGATCAAGCGTGAGCTCGAGGAGTCCCTCCTCGTGCCCCCGACGGTGACCGTCGAGAAGCCGCCAGCCGCACCGCTGCAAATGGCCGCCAAAGCAGAAACAGAGGAGGCGCCCGCCACAAAAGCAGAGGACGCAACGTCGGCTTCGACGCCGGCTTCCGGCGGCTGCTTCGGGTCATGCCTAAAAGGGATGTTCAGCCCGCCGGCGCAGGGGGAGGACTACACGATCCTGCAGGCGCTGGTGAGCGTGGACATGCTGGTGCTGTTCCTGGCGACCATCTGCGGCGTGGGGGGCACGCTGACGGCGATCGACAACATGGGGCAGATCGGGCAGTCCCTGGGGTACCCGGCCAAGAGCATCAAGACCTTCATCTCCCTCATCAGCATCTGGAACTACGCCGGCAGGGTGACGGCCGGGTTCGCGTCGGAGGCGGTGCTGGCGCGGTACAAGTTCCCGCGCCCGCTCATGCTCACCCTGGTGCTCCTCCTGGCCTGCGTCGGCCACCTGCTCATCGCCTTCGGCGTGCCGCAGTCGCTCTACGCGGCGTCGGTGGTCATCGGGTTCTGCTTCGGGGCGCAGTGGCCGCTGCTCTTCGCCATCATCTCCGAGGTGTTCGGGCTCAAGTACTACTCCACGCTCTACAACTTCGGATCCGTGGCAAGCCCCATCGGCGCATACGCGCTCAACGTGCGCGTCGCGGGGTACCTCTACGACGTGGAGGCCGCCAGGCAGCACGGCGGCACGCTCGACGGCGCCGGCGACAAGACCTGCATCGGCGTGCAGTGCTTCAAGCTCGCCTTCCTCATCATCACCGCCGCCACCGTCGCCGGCGCGCTCGTCTCGCTCGTGCTCGTCTGGCGCACCCGCAAGTTCTACCGCAGCGACATCTACGCAAAGTTCAGGGACGCCGACGGCGAGTCAAGTGCGGTCAACGGGAGGAAGGAGTAG